One window from the genome of Crassostrea angulata isolate pt1a10 chromosome 2, ASM2561291v2, whole genome shotgun sequence encodes:
- the LOC128172107 gene encoding bifunctional 3'-5' exonuclease/ATP-dependent helicase WRN-like yields the protein MKEQCEYLKSCDFTSTYIGRDSSEDIDIINGNFQFLFASPESILSVNKWRDMLSASKHFKLFVVDEAHTVLHWGESEIEMEPFRIWYSKLGEIRSLIQCPVLLITATANRSARMEMQKKFCMIDCHEIIQNPDRENIKLFVHKFKSTVSHGDIFYFLIHLLKKDKELCERFLIFCPSIKTCSELFSAFRMKLGHIIKHVDMFHSQSPDTVKEKIKEDMSVESGNIRVLVATSAAGMGVNFRSVKYVINYGPPKDMDGFVQQFGRAGRDGGVAMALLLFNGKQCRKLDEDMKTYTQNKETCRRDIILSAYKSKSDPKRLRHMCCDICDVQCDCNSTDCSNFKHPFYKYELPVCSSDSDNSADDMFDDDSD from the exons ATGAAAGAACAATGTGAATACTTGAAATCTTGTGATTTTACCTCAACGTATATTGGCAGAGATAGTAGCGAAGACATAGACATTATCAATGGTAATTTTCAATTCCTGTTTGCTTCACCGGAATCCATTTTGTCTGTAAATAAGTGGAGGGACATGCTCAGTGCTAGCAAACATTTCAAACTGTTCGTCGTCGATGAGGCCCATACTGTATTGCATTG GGGTGAAAGTGAAATCGAGATGGAGCCTTTCCGTATCTGGTACAGCAAGCTAGGCGAAATCAGATCCCTAATACAGTGTCCTGTCCTGTTGATAACTGCAACAGCTAACAGATCAGCTCGAATGGAAATGCAGAAGAAGTTTTGCATGATAGATTGTCatgaaattattcaaaatcCTGATAGAGAAAATATCAAGCTGTTTGTTCATAAATTTAAGAGCACAGTTTCACATGGAGACATTTTCTACTTTCTTATTCACTTGTTAAAAAAGGACAAAGAACTGTGTGAAAGATTTTTGATATTCTGTCCTTCAATTAAAACATGCAGTGAATTATTTTCTGCCTTTAGGATGAAACTTGGGCATATCATTAAGCATGTTGACATGTTTCATTCACAATCACCAGACACAGTTAAAGAAAAGATTAAAGAAGACATGAGTGTAGAGAGTGGTAACATCAGAGTTTTAGTTGCAACAAGTGCAGCAGGGATGGGAGTGAATTTCAGATCGgttaaatatgttataaattatGGACCTCCCAAAGATATGGATGGATTTGTCCAACAGTTCGGTAGAGCAGGTCGTGATGGAGGAGTGGCCATGGCCTTGTTACTTTTTAATGGTAAACAGTGTAGAAAATTGGATGAAGACATGAAAACCTATACTCAAAATAAAGAAACTTGTCGTAGGGACATCATACTTTCAGCATACAAATCAAAATCTGACCCCAAAAGATTAAGGCACATGTGCTGTGATATTTGTGATGTCCAATGTGATTGTAATAGTACTGactgttcaaattttaaacatccaTTTTATAAATACGAATTGCCTGTGTGTTCTTCAGATTCTGATAATAGTGCTGACGACATGTTTGACGACGATTcagattaa